One Cucurbita pepo subsp. pepo cultivar mu-cu-16 chromosome LG20, ASM280686v2, whole genome shotgun sequence genomic window carries:
- the LOC111783687 gene encoding uncharacterized protein LOC111783687 — protein MEDSEKLTALKKAYADIILNTAKEAAARIMVSERNAIRFQQELSTSKDEAFRILLRLKQMLDSKASEAEMVSLNQKKKIEELEAQLEEAEDIVRELRAQLQDVQDELEHVRNKNVEPLDEQNLAGNVASRGDLPNSHERIAPCNISSTLNGTCHDDSWPESKNDLQMDNGQVHGDFTSMVMRNKEPELYRNGCTQRVRAFERKLFDGKVCSTGQAEDVKNRVCNMGEEEGKLMCKTNITKADNICGERKNSSEIKTLPKLLSRDTQVPIIKSLRRKRKRATRYNKKKTLPIFYDIAKQCNSPDLHCSESPSVDNDDTGKCLSQNEIDSQNGLILLSTPVLSEINEMSTPSGCPDDSEGGDAVINDCPIRNVTDYDTAAVGKSDFTSQESLCEENLEASAYKLDVDPVKESSVKSDVKDSDVVDEIPSQHSNNKVLMYTFRRKRKKESLSSPDGKSSIDESISKKRMRDKQSVSSEADKFSLMTESSRDNRRLAQVARQLISLSEKKWR, from the exons ATGGAAGACTCTGAg AAATTGACGGCCCTGAAGAAGGCCTACGCCGATATAATCCTTAATACGGCGAAAGAGGCGGCGGCGCGTATTATGGTTTCAGAAAGGAACGCTATTCGGTTTCAGCAGGAGCTGTCCACTTCTAAAGATGAGGCGTTTCGGATACTGCTTAGACTTAAGCAAATGCTGGATTCTAAG GCCAGTGAGGCAGAAATGGTGTCtttaaaccaaaagaaaaagatcgAAGAGCTCGAAGCCCAGCTTGAGGAAGCTGAGGACATAGTGAGGGAACTTAGAGCTCAGTTGCAGGACGTTCAAGATGAATTAGAACATGTGAGGAACAAAAACGTAGAGCCCCTAGATGAGCAAAATTTGGCCGGTAACGTTGCATCTCGAGGGGACTTGCCAAACTCACATGAGAGGATTGCACCTTGTAACATAAGTTCAACTTTAAATGGGACATGCCATGACGACAGTTGGCCTGAAAGTAAGAATGACTTGCAGATGGATAATGGCCAAGTTCATGGGGATTTTACCTCCATGGTGATGAGAAACAAAGAACCCGAGCTTTACAGAAATGGCTGCACTCAGAGAGTACGTGCATTCGAAAGAAAATTGTTCGATGGAAAAGTCTGTTCGACTGGACAAGCTGAAGATGTCAAGAATAGGGTATGCAATATGGGTGAAGAAGAGGGTAAACTGATGTGTAAAACAAACATTACCAAGGCTGATAATATCTGTGGAGAAAGGAAGAATTCTAGTGAGATCAAGACATTGCCTAAGCTATTAAGTAGGGATACTCAAGTTCCAATCATTAAATCCCTCCgtcgaaaaagaaaacgagCTACTAGatacaacaaaaagaaaactttacCCATTTTTTATGACATTGCTAAACAATGCAACTCGCCTGATCTTCACTGCTCAGAAAGTCCTTCAGTGGATAACGATGATACCGGGAAATGTCTGTcacaaaatgaaattgataGTCAGAATGGTTTAATTTTGCTCTCTACCCCTGTACTGTCTGAAATCAATGAAATGTCAACACCTTCGGGTTGTCCCGACGACAGTGAGGGAGGTGATGCAGTAATAAATGATTGTCCTATTAGGAACGTGACAGACTACGATACAGCAGCTGTAGGTAAATCGGACTTCACTAGCCAGGAAAGTTTATGTGAGGAGAATTTGGAGGCTTCTGCTTATAAATTAGACGTTGATCCAGTTAAGGAGTCATCAGTTAAGTCGGACGTGAAAGACTCCGATGTAGTTGATGAGATTCCTAGTCAACATTCTAATAATAAAGTTCTCATGTATACATTCCGAAGAAAGCGAAAGAAGGAATCTTTGAGCAGCCCCGATGGTAAATCATCCATTGATGAAAGCATatcaaagaaaaggatgaGGGATAAACAAAGTGTATCGTCGGAAGCAGACAAGTTTAGCTTAATGACCGAATCATCTCGGGATAACAGGCGGTTAGCACAGGTTGCTCGGCAG CTCATATCTTTGTCTGAGAAGAAGTGGCGGTAA
- the LOC111782857 gene encoding serine/threonine-protein kinase fray2, with product MEESKAAAYYEELTRKGEGAARFKRGLGFSSSDSNTDVVSASKGSALPSSSSFLSSFVKASSPSKASEFEKQAQLEAIQNKLKKKKPSSPDVDERRPRALERDRRKSSPRRRSLSKERERHSHSRRRSTSRDRERHSRRRSRSRDRYGDKYRDKGRERSDSDRDRRRRRSRSSSRERKRSDDNRSKGGEKQKDHKVDRRKTENVDYSRLIEGYDKMSPAERVKAKMKLQLAETARLDDTKGTGPGWERFEFDKDAPLDDEEIEAAEDDATLVKHIGQSFRFSAIEARKEEQIKAAHDEAMFGAPVGQLLSTTDNEVELENEKSKESSDGGVATNLLSEKIIAKQQGSWRDRARKGS from the exons ATGGAGGAATCGAAAGCGGCGGCGTACTACGAGGAGCTCACTCGTAAAGGAGAAGGAGCGGCAAGGTTCAAACGAGGCCTTGGTTTTTCCTCCTCCGACTCCAATACTGACGTGGTCTCCGCGTCCAAGGGCTCCGCTCTGCCTTCGTCGTCGTCCTTTCTCAGTTCTTTTGTTAAAGCCTCAAGCCCTTCCAAGGCCTCCGAGTTTGAGAAGCAAGCGCAGCTGGAGGCCATTCAGAACAAgctcaagaagaagaaaccaagCTCTCCCGATGTGGATGAGAGGCGCCCTAGGGCTTTGGAGAGAGATCGTCGGAAATCGAGCCCTAGACGAAGGTCTTTGAGTAAAGAGAGGGAGAGACACTCGCATTCGAGGAGGCGGAGTACGAGTAGAGATAGGGAGAGACATTCAAGGCGGCGAAGTAGAAGCCGAGATAGGTACGGGGATAAGTATAGGGATAAGggtagggagaggagtgattCAGACAGGGACAGACGTCGTCGACGGAGTAGAAGCTCGTCGCGAGAGAGGAAGAGATCGGACGACAATAGAAGTAAAGGAGGGGAAAAACAGAAAGACCATAAAGTTGATAGAAGGAAGACTGAAAATGTTGATTATTCAAGATTAATCGAAGGATATGACAAGATG TCTCCAGCTGAAAGAGTCAAAGCAAAGATGAAACTACAACTTGCTGAAACTG CTAGATTGGATGATACAAAAGGCACAGGCCCAGGTTGGGAAAGGTTCGAGTTCGATAAGGATGCTCCActtgatgatgaagaaattgaag CTGCAGAAGATGATGCAACATTAGTAAAGCATATTGGACAAAGCTTTCGATTCTCTGCTATTGAG GCTAGAAAAGAAGAGCAAATCAAAGCTGCTCACGACGAGGCCATGTTTGGAGCACCAGTGGGACAACTATTAAGTACAACCGATAACGAGGTCGAGCTGGAGAACGAAAAGTCCAAGGAATCAAGTGATGGCGGTGTGGCAACAAATCTATTGAGTGAGAAG ATAATTGCAAAACAACAAGGTTCTTGGCGTGACCGTGCTCGTAAAGGTTCCTAA
- the LOC111782858 gene encoding uncharacterized protein LOC111782858: MAPSTVNRWLRPEVYPLFAAVGVAVGICGFQLVRNICINPEVRVTKENRAAGVLDNFAEGEKYTEHFLRKFVRNKSPEIMPSINNFFTDPSRN; this comes from the exons ATGGCTCCTTCCACCGTTAATCGATGGCTGAGACCTGAG GTTTACCCACTTTTCGCGGCGGTAGGAGTGGCCGTAGGAATCTGCGGGTTTCAGTTAGTCCGTAACATCTGCATCAATCCTGAAGTCAG AGTGACCAAGGAGAATAGAGCCGCTGGAGTCCTGGATAACTTTGCTGAGGGAGAGAAGTATACCGAGCATTTCCTGAGGAAATTCGTGCGCAACAAGTCGCCAGAAATTATGCCGTCAATCAACAACTTCTTCACAGACCCAAGTCGAAACTAA
- the LOC111782677 gene encoding anaphase-promoting complex subunit 8 has product MNSKENCRNELRTAIRQLSDRCLYSASKWAAEQLVGIEQDPAKFTPSNTRFQRGSSSIRRRFHTNESCSTPIAGISYVSTPVMEEDEVVDGDFYLLAKSYFDCREYKRAAHVLREQNGKKSVFLRQYALYLAGEKRKEEEVVELEGSLGKSDAVNQELVSLERELSTLRKNSMIDPFGLYLYGLVLKQKGSENLARTALMESVNSYPWNWSAWSELQSLCTTIDILNSLNLNNHWMKDFFLAYAYQELRMHNESMVKYENLQATFGFSNYIQAQIAKAQYSLREFDQVEAIFEELLRNDPYRVEDMDMYSNVLYAKECFSALSYLAHRVFMTDKYRPESCCIIGNYYSLKGQHEKSVVYFRRALKLNKNYLSAWTLMGHEFVEMKNIPAAIDAYRRAVDINSCDYRAWYGLGQAYEMMGMPFYALHYFKKSVFLQPNDSRLWIAMAQCYESEQLRMLEEAIKCYRRAASCNDREAIALHQLAKLHSELGQSEEAAFYYKKDLERMEAEEREGPNMVEALLFLATYYKAQKKFDEAEVYCTRLLDYTGPEKETAKDLLRGMRLPQSSFPSMDVELFPP; this is encoded by the exons atgaattcaaaagaaaactgTAGAAACGAGCTTCGTACTGCAATCCGGCAGCTCAGTGATCGTTGTCTCTACTCTGCTTCCAAATG GGCAGCAGAGCAATTGGTGGGTATCGAGCAAGATCCAGCTAAGTTCACACCTTCAAACACCAGGTTTCAGCGTGGAAGTTCGAGTATTCGTCGGAGATTTCATACAAATGAGAGTTGTTCAACCCCTATTGCTGGCATATCTTATGTTTCTACTCCAGTGATGGAGGAGGATGAGGTTGTGGATGGTGATTTTTACCTTCTGGCCAAATCATACTTCGATTGCCGTGAGTACAAGAGGGCTGCTCATGTTCTTCGAGAGCAAAACGGAAAGAAATCTGTGTTCTTGCGGCAATATGCTCTTTATCTG GCCGGTGAAAAgcgaaaagaagaagaggtaGTAGAACTTGAGGGATCATTGGGTAAGAGCGATGCTGTAAATCAAGAACTGGTTTCATTGGAAAGGGAGTTATCAACCCTCCGAAAAAATAGCATGATCGACCCGTTTGGACTGTACTTGTATGGACTCGTGCTCAAACAAAAAGGCAGTGAAAATCTTGCTCGCACAGCTCTTATGGAGTCGGTGAACAGCTACCCTTGGAACTGGAGTGCATGGTCGGAGCTGCAATCCTTGTGCACTACAATTGACATATTGAACAGCCTTAATCTCAATAACCATTGGATGAAGGACTTCTTTCTTGCCTATGCTTACCAAGAACTCAGGATGCATAATGAATCCATGGTAAAATATGAGAACTTACAAGCTACTTTTGGTTTTAGTAATTACATACAAGCTCAAATTGCAAAAGCTCAATATAGCTTGAGGGAGTTTGATCAAGTTGAAGCAATATTTGAAGAACTTCTTAGGAACGATCCTTATCGGGTCGAAGACATGGATATGTATTCAAATGTCCTCTATGCAAAGGAATGCTTCTCTGCCTTGAGCTACCTTGCTCATAGAGTTTTCATGACAGATAAGTATAGACCTGAATCTTGCTGCATTATTGGAAATTACTATAGTTTGAAGGGGCAGCACGAGAAGTCAGTTGTATATTTTAGAAGGGCActcaaattaaacaaaaactatttatCTGCTTGGACTCTGATGGGACACGAATTTGTGGAGATGAAGAACATTCCTGCTGCCATTGATGCATACCGACGAGCTGTGGATATAAATTCGTGTGATTATCGAGCTTGGTATGGGTTAGGGCAAGCTTATGAAATGATGGGCATGCCTTTTTATGCTCTACATTACTTCAAGAAATCTGTATTTTTGCAACCGAACGATTCGAGATTGTGGATTGCCATGGCTCAGTGTTACGAAAGCGAACAGTTACGAATGCTGGAGGAGGCAATCAAGTGTTACAGAAGGGCTGCAAGTTGTAATGATAGAGAAGCCATTGCCCTGCACCAGTTGGCTAAACTGCATTCTGAGTTGGGGCAGTCTGAAGAGGCAGCATTCTACTACAAAAAGGATTTAGAAAGAATGGAAGCTGAAGAGAGGGAAGGACCCAATATGGTTGAAGCTTTGCTTTTTCTTGCTACCTACTATAAAGcacaaaagaaatttgatgaaGCAGAAGTGTATTGTACACGCCTTCTGGATTACACTGGTCCG GAGAAAGAAACGGCTAAGGATTTACTCAGAGGAATGAGGCTACCACAGTCTAGCTTTCCATCTATGGATGTTGAGCTCTTCCCTCCCTAA
- the LOC111782632 gene encoding pentatricopeptide repeat-containing protein At1g74900, mitochondrial, translating into MFHRNINGGVNKAKTKVVFLHLCSPKRSLSLSCRDFTTQSEPQSSSALDATAVDIANLVLESDPKSLRGILHGSQVQFTPELVNKVLKRLWFHGPKALQFFKQLEYHPSYAHSSSSFDHAIDIAGRMRDYKSVWALVARMRARRIGPISKTFAIIAERFVGAGKPDRAIKVFLSMREHGCRQDLHSFNTILDILCKSKRVEMAYNHLFKVLRGKFKADVVSYNIIANGWCLIKRTPKALEILKEMVDRGLTPTITTYNIVLKGYFRAGQIKEAWEFFLQMKEREVEIDVVTYTTMVHGFGVVGEIKRARKVFDEMIGEGVLPSTATYNAMIQVLCKKDSVENAVMLFEDMIKRGYVPNLTTYNVLIRGLCHAGNMDKAMEFIERMKTDGCEPNVQTYNVVIRYFCDAGDIEKGLSVFEKMGHMGCLPNLDTYNVMISAMFVRKESKDLVVAGKLLVEMIDKGFLPRKFTFNRVLNGLLLTGNQAFANEILRLQSQCGRLPRKFKL; encoded by the coding sequence ATGTTTCACAGAAACATTAATGGAGGCGTAAACAAGGCGAAGACGAAGGTTGTTTTTCTCCATCTTTGCTCACCAAAACGCAGCTTATCGCTCTCATGTCGCGATTTCACTACCCAATCCGAACCCCAATCTAGCTCCGCCCTAGATGCCACCGCTGTGGATATCGCCAATCTTGTCCTAGAATCTGACCCAAAAAGCTTGAGGGGAATCCTCCATGGATCACAAGTTCAATTTACGCCTGAACTTGTGAACAAGGTTCTGAAGCGCCTATGGTTCCATGGACCGAAAGCGCTGCAATTCTTCAAACAACTCGAGTATCATCCATCTTATGCCCATTCCTCGTCTTCCTTCGACCATGCCATCGACATTGCAGGCCGTATGCGCGACTACAAGTCTGTATGGGCTCTAGTGGCTCGAATGCGAGCTCGACGGATTGGACCCATTTCGAAAACCTTCGCAATTATAGCTGAGAGGTTCGTAGGCGCTGGAAAACCAGACAGAGCGATCAAGGTTTTCTTGTCTATGCGGGAGCATGGCTGTCGTCAGGATCTTCATTCATTTAACACCATTCTTGATATCCTCTGTAAGTCAAAACGTGTAGAAATGGCTTACAACCATCTATTTAAGGTTTTGAGAGGAAAATTTAAGGCTGATGTTGTTAGCTATAACATAATTGCAAATGGGTGGTGCTTGATTAAGCGTACACCGAAAGCGCTAGAGATTTTGAAGGAGATGGTGGATAGAGGTTTGACTCCAACTATTACTACTTacaatatagttttaaaagggtattttagAGCTGGTCAGATTAAGGAAGCTTGGGAGTTCTTTTTGCAAATGAAAGAGAGGGAAGTTGAAATTGATGTTGTTACTTACACTACTATGGTTCATGGGTTTGGTGTTGTTGGTGAAATTAAAAGGGCTCGGAAGGTTTTTGATGAAATGATTGGCGAAGGTGTTCTTCCTTCAACAGCTACTTACAATGCTATGATACAGGTTTTGTGTAAGAAAGATAGCGTGGAGAATGCTGTAATGTTGTTTGAGGATATGATTAAAAGGGGTTATGTGCCAAATTTAACCACATATAATGTGCTTATAAGAGGATTGTGTCATGCAGGCAATATGGATAAGGCTATGGAGTTTATAGAGAGAATGAAAACTGATGGGTGTGAACCAAATGTTCAGACATATAACGTTGTCATTCGATACTTTTGTGATGCTGGTGACATAGAAAAGGGGTTGAGTGTGTTTGAGAAGATGGGGCACATGGGTTGTTTACCAAATTTGGATACTTACAATGTTATGATTAGTGCCATGTTTGTGAGGAAAGAGTCTAAAGATCTAGTGGTTGCTGGGAAGCTGTTGGTTGAGATGATCGATAAAGGATTCCTCCCTCGAAAGTTCACTTTTAATCGAGTCCTAAACGGGCTTTTGCTAACAGGTAATCAAGCTTTTGCCAATGAGATATTGAGATTGCAGAGCCAATGTGGTCGTCTTCCTCGCAAATTTAAGTTATGA